A genome region from Bacteroides stercoris ATCC 43183 includes the following:
- a CDS encoding heavy metal translocating P-type ATPase, producing the protein MENNNCTCCCAHGNAQPDKQPEHTGFLKEYGRILLSAALLFSGIILKATGMGFFADDTVMFAWYLAAYLPVGLPVLKEAWESILQKDIFSEFTLMSIATLGAFYIKEYPEGVAVMLFYSLGELFQERAVSKAKRNISALIDVRPETATVIKGNETVVTSPRHVQTGDIIEVKTGERVPLDGKMLDEAAAFNTSALTGESIPRTIRKGGEVLAGMISTDKVIRVEVTRPFEKSALSRILELVQNASERKAPAELFIRKFARVYTPIVTGLAALIVLLPFLYSLVNAQFSFIFNDWMYRALVFLVISCPCALVVSIPLGYFGGIGAASRLGILFKGGNYLDAIARINTVVFDKTGTLTKGTFEVQSCHTPQGISEEKLLQIIASAEQNSTHPIAKAITGYAKQRHILLSPATEVTEIAGRGLEARIDGQRVLAGNTRLLSEYKVEYPQELSEITDTVVVCAIGSAYAGYLLLSDTLKDDACTAIEELKALNINNIQILSGDKQAIVTNFAEKLGVAQAYGDLLPDGKVEHIEELKRNTANRIAFVGDGINDAPVLALSHVGIAMGGLGSDAAIETADVVIQTDQPSKVATAICAGKQTRRIVWQNISLAFGVKLLVLALGAGGLATLWEAVFADVGVALIAIVNAIRVQKLIK; encoded by the coding sequence ATGGAAAATAATAATTGTACATGTTGTTGTGCGCACGGTAACGCACAGCCAGACAAGCAACCGGAACACACCGGTTTCTTAAAGGAATACGGAAGAATCCTGCTTTCGGCCGCCCTGCTTTTCAGCGGAATCATCCTGAAAGCTACAGGTATGGGATTCTTTGCAGATGACACTGTTATGTTTGCCTGGTACCTGGCGGCATACCTGCCTGTAGGCCTGCCCGTACTGAAAGAGGCGTGGGAAAGCATCCTGCAAAAGGACATTTTCAGTGAATTCACACTGATGTCCATCGCTACATTAGGAGCTTTCTATATCAAGGAGTATCCGGAAGGCGTAGCCGTAATGCTGTTCTACTCACTGGGAGAGCTATTTCAGGAAAGGGCGGTGAGCAAGGCAAAGCGAAATATCAGCGCACTGATTGACGTACGTCCGGAAACGGCAACGGTCATCAAAGGCAATGAGACCGTTGTCACATCTCCCCGCCACGTACAGACGGGCGACATCATCGAAGTAAAAACCGGAGAACGTGTTCCGCTGGATGGAAAAATGCTGGATGAAGCTGCCGCCTTCAACACTTCCGCACTCACAGGCGAAAGCATACCGCGCACCATCCGTAAAGGCGGGGAAGTCCTTGCCGGAATGATTTCCACGGATAAGGTTATCAGGGTGGAAGTAACACGGCCTTTTGAGAAGAGCGCGCTCTCACGTATACTGGAACTGGTACAGAATGCGTCCGAACGTAAAGCACCGGCCGAACTGTTCATACGCAAGTTTGCCCGCGTCTATACGCCGATTGTAACCGGACTGGCGGCATTGATCGTGCTGCTCCCTTTCCTCTATTCACTGGTAAACGCGCAGTTTTCATTTATCTTTAACGACTGGATGTATCGGGCACTTGTATTTCTGGTTATCTCATGCCCCTGCGCCCTGGTAGTAAGCATTCCCTTGGGATATTTCGGTGGCATCGGTGCCGCATCCCGTCTGGGAATACTGTTTAAAGGCGGCAATTACTTAGATGCCATTGCCAGAATCAATACGGTGGTCTTCGACAAGACGGGCACGCTGACCAAAGGAACGTTTGAAGTACAGTCTTGTCATACCCCGCAAGGCATATCCGAAGAGAAGCTGCTTCAAATCATAGCTTCTGCGGAACAAAACAGTACACACCCCATAGCCAAAGCTATCACCGGGTATGCAAAGCAAAGACATATACTCTTGTCTCCGGCAACAGAAGTTACAGAAATTGCAGGTCGCGGACTCGAAGCAAGGATAGACGGACAGCGTGTCTTGGCAGGAAACACCCGCTTATTGTCCGAATATAAGGTGGAATACCCGCAGGAATTATCCGAAATCACCGATACGGTGGTAGTCTGCGCCATAGGTTCAGCCTACGCAGGTTATCTGCTGTTATCCGATACACTGAAAGACGATGCCTGTACAGCCATAGAAGAGCTGAAAGCTTTAAATATCAATAATATTCAGATATTATCGGGAGACAAGCAGGCAATTGTCACTAACTTTGCAGAGAAGTTAGGGGTGGCGCAAGCGTATGGCGACCTGCTGCCCGACGGTAAAGTAGAGCACATAGAGGAACTGAAACGAAACACTGCCAACCGGATAGCCTTTGTAGGCGACGGCATCAACGATGCTCCCGTCCTTGCCCTCAGCCATGTAGGTATCGCAATGGGCGGACTGGGCAGCGACGCAGCCATCGAGACTGCCGATGTCGTAATACAAACCGACCAGCCCTCAAAAGTAGCTACAGCCATTTGTGCCGGCAAGCAGACACGCCGGATTGTATGGCAGAACATTTCGCTGGCTTTCGGAGTTAAACTATTGGTACTGGCTTTAGGTGCCGGCGGACTGGCTACCCTGTGGGAAGCTGTCTTTGCAGATGTCGGCGTGGCTCTTATCGCCATAGTAAATGCCATCCGCGTACAGAAACTGATAAAATAG
- a CDS encoding Fur family transcriptional regulator has translation MKEKDYLALLAKREIQPTAIRILVLQAMLKAGRSVSLLDLENMLDTVDKSSIFRTITLFLSHHLIHSIDDGTGSFKYAVCSASCSCEVNDLHTHFHCESCNKTFCFQNIPTPVVQVPEGFTLNSINYVLKGLCPECAAKDKQKQNFKTQ, from the coding sequence ATGAAAGAAAAGGATTATTTAGCCTTGTTGGCAAAGAGAGAGATACAGCCCACCGCCATACGCATATTAGTATTGCAGGCCATGCTCAAGGCAGGACGCTCCGTCTCTTTACTCGATTTGGAAAATATGCTGGATACGGTTGACAAATCCTCTATCTTCCGCACCATCACCCTTTTCCTTTCTCACCACCTGATACACAGCATCGATGACGGGACAGGTTCTTTTAAATATGCGGTATGCAGTGCAAGCTGCTCTTGCGAAGTCAACGACCTGCACACTCATTTTCATTGCGAGAGTTGCAACAAGACATTCTGCTTCCAGAATATCCCTACACCGGTAGTACAAGTACCGGAAGGATTTACGCTGAACAGCATCAATTATGTACTGAAAGGGCTTTGTCCGGAATGTGCGGCAAAAGATAAGCAGAAACAAAATTTCAAGACGCAGTGA
- a CDS encoding Rpn family recombination-promoting nuclease/putative transposase: MKNSNENQIIRFDWAMKRLLRNKANFSVLEGLLTTLLGEKIIIRRLLESESNQEDEYDKYNRVDMLAENSKGELVLIEVQNNNEYAYFQRMLFGTSKLVTEYINRGESYDKVRKVYSVNIVYFSLGHETDFVYHGKTEFRGIHTNDLLELTPFQKQTFKVDAVSQLYPEYYILKVNDFNQVARSPLEEWIYYLNTGEIPSTATAPGLEEARERLKLDSMTKDELAAYYRHLDNIVILRDNINTEREEGRAEGKAEGRAEGRAEGRAEGRAEGIEEGLNKGLAKGHKEGVKESARNLKKLGVAIEVISQATGLSKEEIEIL; the protein is encoded by the coding sequence ATGAAAAATAGCAACGAAAATCAGATAATCCGTTTTGACTGGGCGATGAAACGTCTGCTCAGGAACAAGGCTAATTTCAGTGTCCTGGAAGGTCTGCTCACTACGTTATTGGGTGAAAAGATCATTATCCGGCGGCTTCTTGAGAGCGAAAGCAATCAGGAGGACGAGTATGACAAGTATAACCGCGTCGACATGCTTGCCGAGAATTCCAAAGGTGAGCTGGTATTGATAGAGGTACAGAACAATAATGAATACGCCTACTTCCAGCGTATGCTGTTCGGCACTTCCAAATTGGTGACCGAGTATATCAATAGAGGGGAAAGCTATGACAAGGTCCGCAAGGTCTATAGCGTTAATATCGTCTATTTCTCTCTGGGACATGAAACCGATTTCGTTTATCATGGAAAGACGGAGTTCAGAGGTATCCACACCAATGACCTTCTTGAACTCACCCCTTTCCAAAAGCAGACATTCAAGGTGGATGCGGTGAGCCAGTTATATCCCGAATATTATATCCTGAAAGTAAACGATTTCAATCAGGTAGCCAGGAGTCCTTTGGAAGAATGGATTTATTATTTGAATACCGGGGAGATACCTTCTACAGCTACAGCTCCCGGTCTGGAAGAGGCCCGTGAGAGGTTGAAACTGGACAGCATGACCAAGGATGAGCTTGCTGCGTATTACCGCCACTTGGATAATATTGTAATCCTTCGTGACAATATCAATACCGAACGTGAAGAAGGAAGAGCTGAAGGCAAAGCCGAAGGTAGGGCCGAGGGCAGAGCTGAGGGTAGAGCTGAAGGTAGGGCCGAAGGTATTGAAGAGGGGTTGAATAAAGGATTGGCAAAAGGTCATAAAGAAGGAGTAAAAGAAAGTGCCCGTAATTTGAAAAAATTAGGTGTGGCTATTGAGGTCATTTCACAAGCTACCGGATTATCTAAAGAAGAGATTGAAATATTATAA
- a CDS encoding site-specific integrase, producing the protein MNIKRNIIFALENRKKDGIPITQNVPIRMRVVFASQRIEFTTGYRIDMEKWDADKQRVRNGCTNKLKQSASEINTELLRQYTEIQNVFKEFEVQDIMPTPAQIKEAFNLKMKGEKEESHHEKEEVKLDFMKLFDEFVAECSKQNDWSSSTLKKFATVKKHIATFDPNTTFESWTERHFNEYIDYLRSDKDMRNTSIAKQIKFLKWFLRWTNRKGYHQNTAYDKFMPKMKSAPKKVIFLTRNELDKIRACQIPAAKQYLERVRDVLLFCCFTGLRHSDVYNLKRSDVKEEHIEITTIKTADSLIIELNDHSKAILEKYKDIPFQNNKALPVVSNQKMNEYLKELGELAEIDEPVRETYYKGNERIDEVTPKYALLSTHTGRRTFICNALALGIPVQVVMKWTGHSDYKAMKPYIDIADDIKIQAMNKFNLL; encoded by the coding sequence ATGAACATCAAGAGAAATATCATCTTCGCACTGGAAAACCGTAAAAAAGATGGCATTCCTATCACTCAAAATGTACCCATCCGTATGCGTGTCGTTTTTGCAAGCCAACGGATTGAGTTTACAACAGGCTATCGGATTGATATGGAGAAATGGGATGCAGACAAGCAACGGGTAAGAAACGGCTGTACCAATAAGCTGAAACAAAGCGCATCAGAAATCAACACCGAACTACTGCGTCAATACACCGAGATACAGAATGTGTTCAAGGAGTTCGAAGTACAAGACATAATGCCCACCCCTGCACAAATCAAAGAGGCTTTCAATCTAAAAATGAAAGGAGAAAAGGAAGAGAGCCATCATGAGAAAGAGGAAGTGAAATTAGACTTCATGAAACTCTTTGATGAGTTTGTTGCCGAATGCAGCAAACAAAATGACTGGTCATCCTCTACTCTAAAGAAGTTTGCAACAGTAAAAAAGCACATCGCAACTTTTGATCCGAACACGACATTTGAGAGCTGGACGGAAAGACACTTCAATGAGTATATAGATTACTTACGCAGTGATAAAGATATGCGCAACACTTCCATAGCCAAGCAAATCAAGTTCTTGAAATGGTTTTTACGTTGGACTAACCGAAAAGGGTATCATCAAAACACCGCTTATGACAAATTCATGCCCAAAATGAAAAGTGCACCGAAAAAAGTAATATTCCTTACCCGGAATGAATTGGACAAAATCAGAGCCTGCCAGATACCTGCTGCCAAACAATACCTTGAAAGAGTAAGGGATGTTTTATTATTTTGTTGCTTCACAGGTCTTCGGCATTCTGATGTGTATAACTTGAAACGCAGCGACGTGAAAGAGGAACACATAGAAATTACCACCATCAAAACGGCTGACAGCCTTATTATTGAGCTGAATGACCACAGCAAAGCTATTCTTGAAAAATATAAAGATATTCCTTTCCAAAACAATAAAGCATTGCCAGTGGTAAGTAATCAGAAGATGAACGAGTATTTGAAAGAGTTAGGAGAACTGGCAGAAATAGACGAACCTGTACGGGAAACCTACTACAAGGGAAATGAACGAATAGACGAAGTCACACCTAAATATGCCTTGTTGAGCACCCATACTGGCAGACGCACATTTATTTGTAATGCTTTGGCTCTGGGCATTCCGGTGCAAGTGGTCATGAAATGGACAGGGCATAGCGACTACAAAGCCATGAAACCTTACATTGACATAGCAGACGACATCAAAATTCAGGCAATGAACAAATTTAATCTCCTATAA
- a CDS encoding DUF3853 family protein yields MNNLKELLVKPVWQMTGEEFLFLSRHASVQAEAQPQPTTDTERKYVYGILGIAKLFGCSLPTANRIKKSGKIDKAITQIGRKIIVDAELALELAGKKTGGRR; encoded by the coding sequence ATGAACAATCTCAAAGAACTGTTAGTGAAACCCGTCTGGCAGATGACAGGCGAAGAGTTCCTTTTTTTAAGCAGACACGCTTCGGTACAGGCAGAGGCGCAACCGCAGCCAACCACCGACACGGAAAGAAAGTACGTGTACGGCATACTCGGCATAGCCAAGCTTTTCGGATGCAGCCTGCCCACAGCCAACCGCATCAAGAAAAGCGGAAAGATAGACAAAGCCATTACCCAGATTGGACGCAAGATTATTGTGGATGCGGAACTGGCACTGGAACTGGCTGGAAAGAAAACCGGAGGACGCAGATAA
- a CDS encoding AAA family ATPase produces MDYIKEISPEQAVILWQESRLSLSRCYEKAPEILKVHGSVIGTLGNFSASIGKAKSKKTFNVSAIVAAALKNSTVLRYAAELPEEKRKVLYIDTEQSPYHCLKVMKRILRMAGLPDDRDSGYLEFLALRKYTPEQRISIVEQAIYHSPDIGLVIIDGIRDMVYDINSPGESTRIISKLMQWTDDRQIHIHTILHQNKGDENARGHIGTELNNKAETVLLVEKDKGNSDISHVSAMHIRAMDFEPFAFRINDRALPELAEGYKPEVRKPGRPSVEKFDPYKDISEPQHRAALEAAFALKEEYGYKELEDTLIKTYLAEGVRLNHQNAVALITMLRNKRMIVQENGRKYSFKPDYHY; encoded by the coding sequence ATGGACTATATAAAAGAAATATCACCCGAACAAGCCGTTATCCTCTGGCAGGAATCCCGGCTAAGTCTGTCAAGATGCTACGAAAAAGCCCCCGAAATTCTGAAAGTACACGGCTCTGTCATCGGGACGCTGGGCAATTTCAGCGCATCCATCGGCAAAGCCAAGAGCAAGAAAACCTTCAATGTATCGGCTATCGTAGCCGCTGCATTGAAGAACAGTACCGTGTTACGATATGCGGCTGAACTGCCCGAGGAAAAGCGGAAAGTGCTTTATATAGATACGGAGCAAAGCCCCTACCACTGCCTGAAAGTGATGAAGCGGATTCTGCGGATGGCAGGATTGCCCGACGACAGGGACAGCGGTTATCTGGAGTTTCTCGCTTTGAGAAAATACACCCCGGAACAGCGCATCAGCATTGTAGAACAGGCTATCTACCACTCACCGGATATTGGGCTGGTCATCATAGACGGCATCCGGGATATGGTGTACGACATCAACAGCCCCGGTGAATCCACCCGCATCATATCCAAGCTGATGCAGTGGACGGACGACAGGCAGATTCATATCCATACGATACTGCATCAGAACAAGGGGGATGAGAACGCAAGAGGGCACATCGGTACGGAACTGAACAACAAGGCAGAAACAGTCCTGCTGGTGGAAAAGGACAAGGGGAACAGCGACATCAGCCATGTTTCCGCCATGCACATCCGGGCGATGGATTTCGAGCCTTTTGCATTCCGCATCAACGACCGAGCCCTGCCCGAACTTGCGGAAGGTTACAAGCCGGAAGTAAGGAAGCCGGGAAGACCCTCGGTGGAAAAGTTTGACCCTTACAAGGATATTTCAGAACCGCAGCACCGTGCCGCACTGGAAGCCGCTTTTGCACTGAAAGAGGAATACGGCTACAAGGAGCTGGAAGACACCTTAATCAAGACTTATCTGGCAGAGGGGGTTAGGCTGAATCACCAGAATGCAGTGGCACTTATCACCATGCTGCGCAACAAACGGATGATAGTACAGGAAAACGGCAGGAAGTATTCCTTCAAGCCCGATTACCACTATTAA
- a CDS encoding reverse transcriptase/maturase family protein: MRSPEQVLKALNKHGKVSDYKFERLYRILFNEEMFHVAYQRIYAKPGNMTPGTDGKTINRMSLQRINKVIASLRDESYKPNPAKRIYIPKKNGKKRPLGIPSFEDKLVQEVVRMILEAVYEEVFANTSHGFRPNRSCHTALTHIQKTFTGTKWFVEGDIKGFFDNIDHNVLIATLRKRIADDRFLRLIRKLLNAGYIEDWKFHNTNKGTPQGGNISPILANIYLDNFDKYMEEYALRFNKGKERHITKEYKQLSDKMQRILKSIKNIQDADVRLQLRDEYEKLRRERQKIESRDSMDETYRRLRYVRYADDFLIGVIGSKAECVKIKSDITKYMEENLKLELSQEKTLITNAQKPAKFLGFDVSVRKSDAIKRDKNNVPARYYNGKIVLKVAIETVRNKLEEYSAIRYKVENGRQVWFAKFRGNLMKKKIEDIVAAYNSEIRGFYNYYCIANNVAYALSKFGYIMEYSMYHTIAGKTNSTVSKVIDKYKVGNDIIVPYQDAKGKLRYRKFYNEGFKRKPPMYYTEVNDLSYTIAIPQPTLTERLDARTCELCGKVGPVVMRHVRKLNQLKGKTECDRLMLEKHRKTLVVCEKCYAKIHSHAK, encoded by the coding sequence ATGAGAAGTCCTGAGCAAGTATTAAAAGCTTTAAACAAGCATGGTAAAGTTTCGGATTACAAATTCGAAAGGCTGTACCGTATCTTATTCAATGAGGAGATGTTTCATGTTGCTTACCAGCGTATTTACGCCAAACCAGGCAATATGACACCCGGTACGGATGGGAAAACCATCAATCGGATGAGTCTTCAAAGAATAAACAAAGTCATTGCATCTTTGAGAGATGAGTCTTACAAGCCTAATCCGGCAAAAAGGATATACATACCCAAGAAAAACGGTAAGAAAAGACCGCTTGGAATTCCTTCCTTTGAGGACAAACTTGTACAGGAGGTGGTGCGCATGATTCTTGAAGCCGTCTATGAAGAGGTGTTTGCAAACACCTCACATGGATTCAGACCAAACAGAAGCTGCCATACCGCATTGACCCATATCCAAAAGACATTTACAGGTACAAAATGGTTTGTGGAAGGAGACATTAAAGGATTCTTCGACAACATAGACCACAATGTATTGATTGCAACTTTGCGGAAACGGATTGCCGATGATAGATTTCTAAGGCTTATCCGCAAGTTGTTGAATGCGGGATATATTGAAGACTGGAAGTTTCATAATACAAACAAGGGAACTCCACAAGGCGGTAATATCAGTCCTATACTGGCAAACATTTATCTTGATAATTTTGACAAGTATATGGAAGAATACGCCCTACGCTTCAATAAGGGAAAAGAAAGACACATCACCAAAGAATACAAGCAACTTAGCGATAAGATGCAACGCATCCTTAAAAGCATCAAGAACATACAGGATGCAGATGTCAGATTACAGCTTAGGGATGAGTATGAGAAACTGAGACGTGAAAGGCAAAAGATTGAGAGCAGAGACAGTATGGATGAAACATACAGAAGGCTTCGATACGTAAGATACGCAGATGATTTCCTCATTGGTGTTATCGGAAGCAAGGCAGAGTGCGTTAAAATCAAGTCGGACATTACCAAGTATATGGAAGAAAACCTCAAGCTGGAACTGTCACAGGAAAAGACATTGATAACAAACGCACAAAAGCCCGCGAAATTTCTTGGCTTCGATGTTTCAGTCCGTAAGTCTGATGCTATCAAGCGGGACAAGAACAATGTGCCAGCCCGTTATTACAACGGTAAGATAGTCCTAAAGGTCGCCATAGAAACGGTGCGGAACAAACTGGAAGAATACAGCGCCATCAGATACAAGGTAGAAAATGGCCGACAAGTTTGGTTTGCAAAGTTCAGAGGCAATCTTATGAAGAAGAAAATCGAGGACATAGTGGCGGCATATAACTCTGAAATCAGAGGGTTCTACAACTACTACTGCATTGCCAACAACGTGGCATACGCGCTCTCAAAGTTTGGATACATCATGGAGTACAGTATGTACCATACCATTGCAGGAAAAACCAATAGCACTGTAAGCAAAGTCATTGACAAATATAAGGTTGGGAATGACATTATAGTGCCATATCAGGATGCAAAAGGTAAATTACGGTACAGGAAATTCTATAATGAGGGATTCAAACGTAAACCACCAATGTACTATACGGAGGTAAACGACTTATCCTACACAATCGCAATTCCACAGCCGACACTTACTGAGCGATTGGATGCGAGAACATGTGAATTATGTGGAAAAGTCGGACCTGTAGTCATGCGTCATGTCAGAAAGCTAAATCAGCTTAAAGGAAAAACTGAATGCGACAGGCTGATGCTTGAAAAGCATAGGAAGACATTGGTTGTCTGTGAAAAGTGTTATGCCAAAATACACAGCCATGCTAAATAA
- a CDS encoding toprim domain-containing protein — protein sequence MLSTESRMRGDMQVRFGGRYGKTYCRKAVRRSVPSLRLGKGGGIIELAAHLYATDHVPYLLERIAEQTPHVHPVSFSFGKQDSFGPSFQQLEIVPLSSPALLSYLQGRGINLELAKRECSEARYTHNGKRYFAIAFPNGSGGFEVRNPYFKGCIAPKEISHIRQAGKARTACYVFEGFMDYLSFLTLRQESCPNYPELDGQDYIVLNSVSNINKALYPLGNYERIHCFFDNDHAGMEALRQIRMEYGRDRYIRDASQIYSGCKDLNEYLQKQIERKRQLQSAKGVRSQSPEKKNGFRL from the coding sequence ATGTTATCAACGGAGAGCCGTATGCGTGGAGACATGCAAGTACGGTTTGGGGGCAGGTACGGGAAAACCTACTGCCGAAAGGCAGTAAGGCGTTCTGTACCGAGCCTACGTTTAGGGAAAGGGGGCGGTATCATTGAACTGGCTGCACACCTGTATGCTACCGACCATGTACCTTACCTGCTGGAGCGGATTGCGGAACAAACACCGCATGTACACCCGGTATCTTTCTCTTTTGGCAAGCAAGACTCTTTCGGTCCGAGCTTCCAGCAGCTGGAGATAGTACCGCTATCGTCTCCTGCCCTGCTTTCCTATTTACAAGGTAGAGGAATAAATCTGGAACTGGCAAAAAGAGAATGTAGTGAAGCCCGTTACACCCACAACGGCAAGCGTTACTTTGCCATCGCATTCCCTAACGGTTCGGGTGGGTTTGAGGTTCGTAACCCCTATTTCAAGGGCTGCATCGCCCCCAAGGAAATCTCCCACATCAGACAGGCGGGAAAAGCAAGGACTGCCTGCTATGTGTTCGAGGGTTTCATGGACTACCTTTCCTTTCTGACATTGAGACAGGAAAGCTGCCCGAATTATCCGGAATTGGACGGGCAGGACTACATTGTATTGAACTCCGTATCGAATATAAACAAGGCTCTCTATCCGTTGGGCAATTACGAACGCATCCACTGCTTTTTCGACAACGACCATGCAGGAATGGAAGCACTCCGGCAAATCCGCATGGAATACGGCAGAGACCGGTACATCCGGGACGCTTCGCAGATTTACAGCGGATGCAAGGACTTGAACGAATACTTACAGAAACAGATTGAAAGAAAAAGGCAGCTCCAGTCCGCCAAAGGGGTGCGCAGCCAATCACCGGAGAAGAAGAACGGCTTCCGGTTATAG
- a CDS encoding patatin family protein, whose product MEKIIHIDNRSGLILEGGGMRGVFTCGVLDNFMDRGIRFPYTIGVSAGACNGLSYMSGQRGRARYSNIDLLEKYNYIGLKYLLKKRNIMDFDLLFREFPEHILPYDYDAYFSCPERFVMVTTNCLTGEADYFEEKKNKERVIDIVRASSSLPFVCPVTYVDNIPMLDGGIADSIPLMRARRDGYDRNVVVLTRNRGYRKDIQGTKVPSFIYKKYPRLREAINRRSSVYNEQLELVERLEDAGEITVIRPQKPIVVDRIERDISKLTDLYEEGYACAAAFSFSSDNIK is encoded by the coding sequence ATGGAGAAAATAATACATATAGACAATCGGAGCGGCCTGATTCTGGAGGGTGGAGGCATGCGAGGCGTATTCACCTGCGGCGTGTTGGACAATTTCATGGACCGGGGCATCCGCTTTCCTTATACGATTGGTGTCAGCGCGGGTGCATGCAACGGATTGTCGTACATGTCGGGGCAGCGGGGACGTGCCAGGTACAGCAATATCGACCTGCTGGAGAAGTATAATTATATCGGACTGAAATATCTGCTGAAGAAACGTAACATCATGGATTTCGACCTGTTGTTCCGTGAGTTTCCCGAGCATATCCTGCCGTATGATTATGATGCTTATTTCAGTTGCCCGGAGCGTTTTGTCATGGTAACCACCAACTGTTTGACCGGAGAGGCCGACTATTTTGAGGAAAAGAAGAACAAGGAGCGTGTCATCGATATTGTGCGCGCTTCGAGCAGTCTGCCTTTTGTTTGCCCCGTTACGTATGTGGATAATATTCCGATGCTGGACGGCGGCATTGCGGACAGCATTCCCCTGATGCGTGCCCGCCGCGACGGTTACGACCGCAATGTAGTGGTGCTTACGCGTAACCGGGGGTATCGGAAAGATATTCAAGGGACTAAAGTCCCATCTTTTATTTATAAGAAATATCCTCGCCTGCGCGAGGCTATCAACCGGCGCAGCAGTGTTTACAACGAACAGTTGGAACTGGTGGAACGGCTGGAAGATGCGGGAGAGATTACCGTGATACGTCCGCAAAAACCGATAGTGGTGGACCGCATCGAAAGGGACATAAGCAAGCTTACCGACCTGTACGAGGAAGGGTATGCATGTGCGGCTGCTTTCAGTTTCTCCTCTGATAATATAAAATAA